The region CTTGTCCTTGCCCCAGTACTTGGCCTTCTGCACTGACCTCAACAACAAACATTTTTTGATGAGCCGGACCAACTTCTTCAACTAAACGGTAATCAATGGTAATTTCGCCTTTTTTTTGTAAATATTCTTGTAAATTTGTTTTGTGATCCATCACATGTGAGAAAGCACCGGATTGAATTTTAGGGAAAATAGTTTGTTTCAAAAAAGCCAACACACTGTCGATCCCTTGATCCAAATATAAAGCTCCAATAAAAGATTCGAATAAATCGCAAAGCAAAGCTGGTCTTTTACGACCATCCATTCGTTCTTCGCCTTTGCCTAAACGTATATAACGGTCAAAGCCGCATTCTTTTGCAAATAAGCTTAAACTTGCTTCACAAACAATTGCAGCTCTTAGTTTAGTTAATTTGCCTTCGGGCAGTTTTGGATAATGCTCAAATAAATACCTTGAAATGATTAATTCCAATACCGCATCTCCCAGAAATTCGATTCGTTCGTTATCTTTTAAATGTTGGTTCCTGTGCTCATTCACATATGATGAATGCGTGAAAGCTTCTTCTAAATAGGCAGTATTTTGAAATGTAATATCATATTTTCTTTTGATCTCTTTTAAAAATGATTCATTCATTTTTTTTCTCCTCTCGACCAGACTTGTCCAATCATTCTTATTATACTGTGTTTTACAGTAAAAATAAATAGTTTCACTGTTTAGCTGTTCAAATCAGCTTATTCTTCTTTCGAAAAAAGCTTAAATAAAAAATCCGGTTCTTAAGAAATGTGTTTTCCTTAAGAACCGGCGGTTTTTTATGAACTTAGTTTAAGTTAGCTTCGATGTAATCTACTGCGTCTCCAACTGAAGAGATATTTTCTGCATCATCATCAGAAATTTCTGTTCCAAAAACGTCTTCTAATTCCATGACTAATTCTACGATATCTAGTGAGTCTGCACCTAAATCATCTTTAAATGTCATTTCATTGGTCACTTTTTCTTCGTCTATTCCAAAACGTTCAACGATTATTTTTTTTATTTTTTCAAAAGTTTCGTTTTTTGACAATCTTTACACCTCCGTTTGGCTTTTCCATTATGACTTACTTTTCACATCTGAACATACTTATTTTACAGATACTTTTTCAGAATGTCTAGACCTTTTTATGAATTGCTTTTTATCCTTCTAAATTATCCAAATCTGCTTGTTTAGCTTCAAACTGATTGACAAGGTCATCAATTACTTTTGAAGCCAACATTTCATGAATTTGCTTAATAGTATAATAAACTGCTTCTTTTCCAGTAGAACCGTGTGTTTTAACCACAGGTGCTTTGACTCCAAATAAAACTGATCCCCCATGTTTAGAGTAATCCAGCACATCTTTCATGCCGGATAAACTATCTTTCAACAAAAGACCGCCTACTTTAGCCTTTGGTCCATTATCATACACCGCTTTTTTCAGCAATTGCATCATGGATAATGCCGTTCCTTCAATTGTTTTTAACACAGCATTTCCAGTATACCCATCTGTTACAACAACATCCGCTACGCCGCTTAACAATTCACGCGCCTCCACATTGCCAATAAAGTTAATACTTGGCTCAGCCTTCAATAATTGATGCGCTCTTTTAGTGATGTCATTTCCTTTATTTTCTTCTGTTCCATTATTCAATAAACCAACAGTAGGGTTGGAAATACCTTGGACAAACTTAGCATACTCACTCCCTAAGATGGCATATTGGTGAATATTCTCTGGTTTAGTATCCGCATTTGCTCCAACATCCATTAAATTAAACGTCTTTTCTGCTTCTGTAATGACTGGCATTGTTACCAATAAACCAGGGCGGTCGATTCCTTTGATGCGTCCGATGATCAGCAATCCTGCTGTCAATAGTGCTCCTGTATTACCTGCTGAAAAAAGAGCATCTGCTTCTTTGTTTTTTACGGCTTGCGCAGCTAAAACCATTGAAGCATTTTTCTTGCGTCGTACTGAGCGAACAGGATCATCTTCACTGTTTATTTTTTCATCTGTATGCACAATTTTAATATTAGGTTCACCTGTTAAGTACTGTTTGATGGCTGTTTCATTTCCATATAAAATGAATTCCATCTCCTTGAATTCCTTGGCTGCTAACACGACTCCCTCTACTATTGCTTTAGGAGCGTTATCTCCGCCCATTGCATCTACTGCAATTCTCATACTGCTGGCCTCCCTATAATTTTCCGCTTTGTCTTTTTAGTTGTTTTGATCGTAGTTTTAAACCTGTTTTTTGCCCATTGTTAGTTAAAGTTGACTCCCGTTAAATTTTCTAATCCAATAGCCTGTCGTAATTCATGATAGGCAGGATTCGTTAAAAAGTCAGGTTGGTTGACTAATGCTGTCGCTTCTTCTCTCGCAGCTTCCAAAGCACCAAAATCACCAATAATGTCGCCAACTTTAAAATCAGGCAAACCAGATTGCTTGGATCCAAATAGATCTCCTGAACCTCTTAATTCTAAATCTTTTTCGCTTAAAATAAAACCATCGTTTGTTTCCGTCATAATCTTCATTCGCTCAATCCCAGTTTCACTTTTTGGATTGGCCACTAAAATACAATAAGATTCTTTATGCCCTCTTCCGACTCTTCCTCTCAATTGGTGCAATTGAGATAAGCCAAATCGATCAGCATCGTAAATCACCATTGTCGTAGCATTCGGCACATTCACTCCAACTTCGATCACGGTAGTTGAAACCAGGACCTGTAATTTATTTTCTTTGAACTCTTGCATAATGGCTTCTTTTTCGGCCGGCTTCATTTTACCATGCAGCAAACCTACCCGGTAGCGCGTTGCGTAGTAAGAAGAAAGATTATTATAAATGTCTGTAGCATTCTTAACATCTAGACTTTCAGACTCTTCAATCAAAGGACAAATTACATAGGCTTGTGACCCTGCTTGTAATTGTCGTTCTATGAACTCTAAGGTTCCTTCAAAATTTTTAGGTCTCGTCCATATCGTTTCAATAGGAATACGACCAGCAGGCAATTCATCAATAACGGAAACATCCATTTCACCATAAGTCGTGATGGCTAATGTCCTGGGTATAGGCGTTGCGGTCATGAATAAAACATCAGGTTCTTTGCCTTTGCTTCGCAACGTTTTTCTTTGATTTACCCCAAAACGATGTTGCTCGTCTGTAATCACTAATCCTAGATTTGCAAAATGAACATCTTCTTGAATCAACGCATGAGTGCCAATGATAACATCTAACTGACCTGTAGCCAATTCTTCTAAAAGAATACGCCGCTCTTTTGCTTTGGTTGAGCCTGTCAATAAGGCTATTCGAACTTCTAAAGGATCAAATAATTGGCTTAAACTTTCCATATGTTGTTCAGCTAAAATCTCAGTTGGAATCATCAATGCCGATTGGTACCCTGCATTGGCAGCAGCAAATAATGCAATAGCCGCTACAATTGTTTTTCCACTGCCCACATCTCCTTGTAATAACCGGTGCATATGTCTTGCTTCTTTCAAATCATTACAAATTTCATTAACGACTCTTTTTTGGGCCGTAGTTAATTCAAAAGGCAGTGTTTTTATAAAGCGGCGTAAGTCTGCTACATCATACTTAATTTGTGTCCCGTGTCCGCTTGCTGTTTGTTTTTTTCGTAAACTTTGTAATTTAAGCTGATACAATAAAAACTCTTCAAAAATAACTTCTCTTCTAGCTTGTCTCGTTTGTTCTTCTGTTGCAGGAAAATGCATTCCATAAATTGCGGCTTGATGAGAAACCAGTCGGTACTTCTTTCTTAAAAAATCCGGCAGCGTTTCCGGTATCAGCTCGTGGTATTCTTGGTACGCTTTTGTGACCAAATCGAACAGTGTTTTTTGTTTGATTCCTTTATTTGTACGGTAAATAGATTCGAAATCCCCGCCATCTTGATTTGCAGAAGCTGTCCCGAGTATCTTGATGCCTGTCAGACTTTTTCGCTTGGCATCCCATTTCCCAAAAACTGCTAATTCTTCCCCTGCAATAATTTTACTTTTTAAATAAGGTTGGTTAAAAAAAGTAATTGAAATAACAGCATGGTCAATTACTAGTCGAAAAGATAAACGGTTTTTTTTAGGACCAAAACGACTTACTACTGCTTCAGAAACCACATTCCCTTTCAAGGTAACTTTTTCTTGATCTTCTATTTCTAATAAATTTTTTTCTTGAATGTCTTCATATCGAAATGGATAATGCGAAAGCAAATCTAGAATAGTAAAGATACCCAATTGGTGTAATGCTTCAAGCCGCTTTTCACCTACAGAAGGAAGAACAGACACTGGATCATAAATTGATTTCCCCATAATATAGCAACCATTATTTAAAACAACAGCTGGAGTGATTAAATACTGGTTGTTTTTCTTCTCTCCCTTCTCTGGTTGTATTTTAGGCTGCTTAATAAACACTTGAAAAATAGACAAAAATAAGTAAAAATAAAAAATTATTTTTATTATTTCTGTCTATTTTCATTGGATTATCAAATTACTCTACTGAAAGCAAATAAGGATAAACAGGTTGCTGTCCTTCATGTATCTCTACTTCTACGTCTGGATAGTCTTGGCTGATTTCAGCAGCAATTGCTTCTGCTTCAGTCATATCTGCTCCTTCGCCTAATAAAATCGTAACGATTTCACTATCTTCAGAAATCATTTTCTTAAGCGTATCTAGCACAGCTTCTTTACGATTGGTTGTGGACACTTTGATTTTCCCGTCAATGATTCCCATATAATCGTCTTTCTTAATGCTGATTCCTTCAATTTCAGTGTCTCGAACAGCAGTTGTGATTTGTCCACTGATGACATTTTCCAACTCTGCACTCATTTCTTTTTTGTTTGTTTCTAAATCATTCAGCTCATTAAAGGCTAACATAGCAGACATTCCTTGAGAAACGGTTCTGCTAGGCACCACAACAACAGGTAATTCACTAACTTCTGCAGCTTGATCAGCAGCCATAAAAATATTTTTGTTGTTTGGTAAAATGATGACTTTTTCAGCATGAATGGCTTCAATGGCTTTTAAGATATCTTCGGTACTAGGATTCATTGTTTGGCCACCGCTGATAACATAATTGACACCTAAGCTCTTAAACAGGCTTTGAACACCTTCGCCTGCAGCAACAGCTATCACACCATAAGGTTTTTTCTCAGCAGAAGCTGTATGATCAGCATGAGCTTCTTCATTTTCTAAAATAGTTTCATGTTGTAACCGCATGTTGTCTACTTTAATTTTTACTAATGAGCCGAATTCTTGTCCATAATTCATTACCTCTCCTGGTTGTTCAGTATGGACATGAACTTTGACAATTTCGTCATCAGAGACAACTAAAAGAGAATCACCTATTTCATTTAGATGATTACGGAAAGTGTCATAATCGAACTCTTGCTTAACTGTTTCTCCTTCACCTATTTTAACCATAATTTCAGTACAGTAGCCATATTTGATGTCTTCTGTTGCAATATGATTAGAAACACTGCGATGGTGTTCAGCATTTACCATTTCTGTCATTTCCTGAGGAGATGGTTGATAAACTTCCACTTCACTAATTTTTCCAGATAATACTTCTAAAAATCCTTCATAAATAAATAGTAGTCCTTGTCCGCCACTATCGACAACGCCTACTTCTTTTAAGACTGGTAATAAATCAGGAGTTCTATCTAGAGATTTTTTAGCTTCGCGTACGATGGCTTCCATCACTTCAACGATATTCTCAGTGGTCTTAGCTTGCTTTTCACCAGCTTTTGCTGATTCACGCGCCACAGTTAAAATGGTTCCTTCAACTGGTTTCATTACAGCTTTATAAGCGGTTTGGACTCCATTTGTAAAAGCAGCAGCAAACTCTTTTGCTGTTAACGTTTCTTTACCTTCAATTGCTTTTCCAAACCCTCTGAACAATTGAGATAAAATTACTCCAGAATTTCCCCGGGCTCCCATTAATAATCCTTTTGATAGAGCCGCAGCTAATTGATCGATATGATCTGAAGTCGTATTGTCTATCGATTTAACTCCACTAGCTAATGATAAATTCATATTTGTTCCTGTGTCTCCATCTGGAACAGGAAAAACATTTAAAGAGTTAACATATTCTGCATTTGTATCCAACCGTTTGGCTCCTACTGAAACCATTTTGCGGAATTGCTTCCCTTCTAACTTTGTAACATTCACCACTATATCCTCCTTCGTCACTTTTTAAAACAAGTGACTATGACAATTTCTTTTTATTTAGTCTTTTAAAACACGTACCCCTTGCACATAAACATTTACTGCATCAGCAGATATGCCCAGCATGGTTTCTAAATCATATTTCACTCTTTCTTGTACATTACGGCTCACTTCAGAAATTTTTGTTCCGTAACTAACAACAATATAAACATCCACCATTACGTTATTGTCTTCTTGTCGAACAACTACGCCGCGCGAATAATTTTCTTTTTTAAGTATATCATTTAAATTATCACGAATTTGGTTTTTACTTGCCATACCAACAATTCCAAAGATCTCAGTTGCGGCTCCTCCTACAACTGTTGCAATTACTTCGTTTGAAATATCAATAACGCCAAATTGTGTTTTGATTTTAACTGCCATGGTAAAAATCCTCCTTTTGGCTAGTCAGCCATGAATTACTCCTTCACATTTTATCATAGCCAGCAGAATAAGAAAAGGTTAATAGGAAAACTCCCCACTTCTTTCTTTTGAAATTCATCCCATTTGTTTGTTTCACAAGTACTTTTTCAATAACAGGGCTTTTTAAAAGAAAACAAACTTTTTTCTTTTAAAAAAGAATGCTGTCAAGTAAAATTCCTTGAAAGAAAGATGTTGCAAATGTTGTCTAATTATGATAAATTATCAAAGTATGAGTGTATAGATTGAAGCCTTGCTTCGAGATATCGGCAAAGGAGGAAAGAATAATGGCTAAAGTATGTGTCGTAACAGGACGTAAAGCAAAAAGTGGTAACAACCGTTCTCACGCTTTAAACAAAACAAAACGTACATGGGGTGCTAACTTACAAAAAGTTCGCATTTTAGTTGATGGAAAACCTAAAAAAGTTTGGGTTTCTGCTCGCGCTCTTAAATCAGGTAAAGTTGAACGCGTGTAATTTCAATAATAAAAAAGAGGTTGAGACTTTGTCTCTACCTCTTTTTTGTTCTATTTTATATGCAGCAGATCTAACTGTTCTTGGGCCTAACTCTTAATCTTTACTTTGAATGACTGCAATTAAACCCGTTTGAAATGAAAAAAGAGTGGTATCTGATACAAATTCATTACTAGCTAATGAAGTGGGGTAAGCAAAATCTGCTTCTTTCAATTGGTATTTGGCATCAAACAAAGTCAGCTTTTCAACAGCTGTCAGACAAATAAAAGCCAAGTATTTTTTATCTTCTTCTTTTTTTAACTCGTATATCCCTGGTTGATAGTAAGAAATACTATTTTGACGATCAGAAATCTGTAACTTTGCAAGATGCGGCCGCACTTTCGGTTGAAAAACCAGCCATAAATTATTCAATAGATGATCCAATCTTCCGCCAGTTGCTCCATAGATCGTCACCTTTTCTGGAACAAATTCAGTAAAAGCCGCTTCTACAGCAATTTCCGTATCCGTGGAATCCTTTTCCGCTTTAAAACGGCGAACATCTTTAACTTCTTTTTTTATCCACTCGAACTCGTCTTTAGAAACAGAATCAAAATCCCCTAAAGCAATGTACGGTTTAATCCCTAATTCCAATAATCTCACTGCTCCCCGATCAACACCAATCCAAAGAAGCCCATCGCGATTCAGCTTATTGAGATCAGGAAGCGTCATTTCCGGTCCTCCAACCAGGATCGCTATTTCAACCATCTTAACAAAGCGCTTCTTTCAATGCTTTTATCTGCTCTGACGGTTGATCAGCTCCATAAATATACGAACCGGCAACAAAAACGCTTGCTCCTGCAGCTTTACATAGTTTCGCTGTTTCAGGAATAATGCCGCCGTCCACTTCTATTTCATAATGGTAGCCTTTGTCTTTCTTCAATTCAGTTAATTGGGTAATTTTATTTACTGCCCCTTTGATGAAACTTTGCCCGCCAAAACCGGGATTAACCGTCATCACCAATACCATATCGACCTCATCTAAAACCGGCATGATTGCTTCTACAGGCGTTCCCGGATTGATCACAACACCCGCTTTAACCCCTTGAGTTTTGATAAGTTGAATAGCACGATGGATGTGATGAGTACTTTCAACATGAACCGTAATAATATCTGCACCTGCTTTAGCAAAAGCTTCAATATACTTTTCAGGATCTTCAATCATCAAATGACAATCCAAAGGTAATTTTGTAATAGGACGAATAGCTGAAACAATATTGGGTCCAAAAGTTAAATTAGGCACAAAGTGTCCATCCATTACATCAACATGGATGTAGTCTGCCCCTCCTGCTTCAACGACTTGTATATCTCTTTCTAAATTGGCAAAATCTGCACTTAAAATTGATGGCGCTATTTTCATTTTTTTCCTCACTTTTCTTTTTTTGTGTATTTTGGTTTTCGACTTTCAATTTCTTCTAAAAATTGTAAATAATGCTGATAACGATACTCTTGAATGAGGCCTTCTCCAACTTCTTTTTGAACTTGACAGCCAGGTTCTTTGCGGTGCATGCATCCTCTGAAGCGACAACGGTCTTGTGCTTCTACAAATTCTGGAAATAATTCAGGCAATTGGTCTGCTTCTATCTCCAAAAAATCAACTGAACTAAATCCTGGCGTATCCGCTACCAGTCCTTGATACAATGGAATCAATTCCACATGACGCGTCGTGTGCTTTCCTCTGCCAAGCGACATAGAAATCTTCCCCGTCTCCAAATTCAATTCAGGAGCAATTTGATTTAACAACGTAGATTTCCCTGCACCGGATTGACCGATAAAAACAGTTAAGCGATTCGAAAAGTAACGGGTCAACTCTTTTTTAGACTGCTCATTGCCCTCAATAGTTGGCAGAATGACTGGATACCCAATAGCTTGGTACTGCTTTTTTAAAGAAACCATTTTTTCTAATGCTTGTTCAGTTAATAAATCCGTTTTCGTAATGTAAATAACTGCTTCAATTGCTTTATGCTCTAGGGTTACTAAAAAACGATCGAGCAAATTGGTTGAGAAGTCAGGTTCGATCGCTGACATGATAATAACTCCCAAATCAACATTTGCCACTGTCGGTCGTATCAATTCATTTTTACGCGGCAACAACTCTTTGAGAATGCCATCTTCTTTACTGCTGCTCTCGAACTCTACGTAATCGCCTACCATTGGAGTTAGTTTGCGTTTTCTAAAATTCCCTCTGCCACGCGTTTGATAGGTTTCTCCATCAACATAAACATAATAAAATCCGCTTAATGCTTTTCTAATTTGTCCTTTTGTCACATGATCCCTCCCATTATAGCTATTCCTTTACATTGAAAAACACTAAAATCCTTCACTTTACTTCATGTTCTATTTTAACATCAAAAAACCTGAAAGACTAGTTTACTTATCTTTCAGGTTCCCTGTATGCTGTATTTATTTTAGGGTGTTACTTCTGTGTTTTCTTCAATCATTTCTCCATCTCTGATAATGCGGTAACTTCCTTTTTTCCCTTCTTGTAAAACAAAAGGTATTTCTATTTCTGTATTTTCGGATATTTCAAATTGTTGATAAATTGTGCCCAACTTATGCTCTTCATCATCAATATAAACAGTGATTGAGTTAGGAACTAGCTGCATTTCTGTACTTTCTCCAGTACTGATAGATGAAGAAACTTTTTCTTCCGATTTTTTATAAGGAATCTCAACCTTTTTTGTAAATGTTTTTAAAGGAATTTCTTCAGGCCCTTGTGAAATCACCACAGAAATATTCGAACCTCCGTATAGAATCTCACCGGCAGTTGGTTCTTGTGAAATGACTTGTCCATCTGCTATATCATTAGAATATTCTTTCGTGATCGTTACATTCAAATTGTTGTCATCTACGTAATCTTGTACTCCTTTTTCGGAATAGCCGCTCAGATCTCGCATTTCAAAGCCAGCTTTCCCCGTACTGACAGTAAATGTGATTGTCGTTTCCTCAGGAATAACCTCTTCATCTTCGTCAATATCTTGAGAAAGGATCAAGCCAGCTTCCACGGTATCACTGCTTTCATCTACTCGTTTAACTGTAAATTTTTGTTCAATTAATTGCGCACGAACTTCTTCATATGATTTGCCAGTATAATCTGAAAAGGCCACTGTCTCTTTTCCTGAACTAACCAGTAAATCGACTGTAGAGTCCTCTTTGATCGTTGCCCCTGTTTTAGGATCCGTACGAATAACTAATCCTTTTTCAACTTCATTATTAGCTTCTTCAACAACGTCTCCTAAGGCCAAATTATAGGCTGATAAGGCTTTAGTCGCCTCGTTTTTTGTCATACCCGTTAAATCAGGCACACTAATATCTTTAGGACTGCTAAACACTAGTACAGCAAATACAATTGCCCCTACTAAAAACAACCCCAATAAAGTCAGCCATAGAGCCTTAGCTTTTTTATTTTTTGGTTTTTTCTCGTTTTTTATTTCATCTTTGTTTGTCTCTGTTCCTTTTTCTGGCAATTCTTTCGATTCGGCTAAAGAACTGTCTGTTACAACTGCTTCTTTTGGTTTGATCGGCTCTAGTACTTTTGTATTTTCCAACATGCTGGCTGGAACAAATTTAGGCTCATTGCTTCTTTGCGGTAACAAAGACGTTGCCAAATCATTCTGCATTTCATGTACAGTACGGTAACGATCTGCCACTTCTTTAGCGGTAGCTTTCAAGACCACATTTTCTAAAGCTTGCGGTATCCGTTGATCATATTCTTTTACAAAAGGAACACTTTCTTGGAAATGTTTCAAAGCGATTGAAACTGCTGATTCTCCATCAAAGGGAACATGACCTGTCAATAATTCATACAGGATAATACCCAAAGAATAAATATCTGATTGATTAGTAGCCATTCCGCCACGTGCTTGTTCTGGCGAGAGATAGTGAACCGAGCCCAAAAGAGAATTCGTTTGAGTAATAGACGTTTGAGACAATGCCACAGCGATCCCAAAATCAGTAATCTTCACTACTCCATCTTCATCAATCAAAATATTTTGCGGTTTTAAATCTCGGTGAATAATGCGATTGTGATGTGCAGTAGCTACTGCGGATAACACCTGATCCATAATATCAATTACTTTTTGGTAAGGAATCGGGAAATGGTTATGAATATATTTTTTTAAATCCGTTCCTTTAACATATTCCATCACAATGTATTGATTGTTGTCTTCTTCTCCAATATCATAAACACTTACAATATTAGGATGGACCATCTCAGTTGCCGCAAGTGCTTCACGCTTAAATCGACGGATAGTATCTTGGTCGTCTCGGAAATCATAGCGCAAAACTTTAACTGCTACATCCCGATCTAAAATTAAATCATGTGCTAAGTATACGTGAGCCATACCTCCACCGCCAACAGTTCCTGTAATCTTATAGCGGCCGTTTAGTTTTCTACCAATCTCCATTGTTCTCTCCCTCCTTCCTGTCAAAAAAATCGATCAGCAGTACTGTTATATTATCGTAACCACCGCGTGCATTAGCAAGCGAGATTAAACTCGTTACTTTTTCTTCAAGTGATGCGCTTCGTTCCTTTAAGATTTCTGCGATTTCCACATCTTTCACCATATTCGTCAATCCGTCCGAACAAAGCAGCAATTGATCTTCTTTTAGAACAGAAACGACCATTAAATCCACTTCTACTTTTTCAGAAGCACCTAAAGAACGCGTTAAGACATTTTTTTGAGGATGCTTTAAAGCAGCTTCATTTGATAGTTCACCGCTTTTGACTAATTCATTAACCAAAGAATGATCATCGGTTATTTGTTTTAATGTTCCATCTGCATAATGGTATCCGCGACTGTCTCCTATATTGGCTACGACTAGCTGATTATCGATGTAAACAGCAGCTACCAGAGTCGTTCCCATCCCTTCTAAATCAGGAAATTGATGAGATTTTTCAACGATCCGCTTATTTTCTGTATTAATATTGTTTAACATCCACTGTCTGACAGCTTCTAATTCATTTACTCCTGTTTCTTCCCAAGCATTTCCTAAATGAGAAACGGCCATTTCACTTGCGACATCTCCAGCTTTGTGACCGCCCATGCCATCACATAAGACGGCTAGCGTGATTCCTTGTTTATTTGTAAAATAACCAGCAAAATCCTGATTATTTTTACGTTTTTTTCCTACATCACTACAAAAAACAATATGCATTTCTTCACCTCGCATAACTTCAAAAGTTTCAACTATTTATTTTTTTCTTAAACAACTGATAAAAAAACCGTCTGTTCCAAAATCATGTGGATAGATTTGCAATAACTGATCGTGAATATTATCCTCTAAATTTTTGTTTACAGCAATCGAAACTTTTTCAAAATCAGTATGGGTTGCCAAGAAAGATTCTACTGTTCCTTGATTTTCTTCTTTTGTGATCGTACAAGTACTATACACCAATAGACCATTTACTTTTAATTTAGGCGCTACACTAGACAATATCGCTAACTGAATTTCTTTTAATCGCTCTAAATCTTGCAGCTCTTTGGTATATTTAATATCTGGTTTTCTTCTCATCAAGCCTAGCCCTGAACAAGGTGCATCCACTAAAATTCGGTCAAAGCTTTCATCTTCAAAAACATCTTCAACTTTTCTAGCATCTAAAGTCCGGCCTTCAACGACTTCTTCTACATGCAGTCGTTTAGCATTGTCTTGCACTAATTTTACTTTGTGGGAATGCAAATCAAGTGCTGTGACTTTGCCACCAGCTGCTGCTGAGAGATAAGAAGCAATGTGCGTTGTTTTCCCTCCAGGAGCTGCACAAGCATCCAACACTTGATGATGAGGCTCAATTTGCATCACTGGAGCAACCAACATTGAAGTTTCATCTTGCACAGTCAATTGACCAGATTGAAATAAAGGCGATGATGCAAAATGCCCACCATTACTGATAACTCCTACAGGCGAAACTTCACTAGCTCGTACATCAAAGCCTTCCTCTTCCAGCGCTTCTACTGCTTCTGCTACAGACAAAAATTTTTCATT is a window of Carnobacterium mobile DSM 4848 DNA encoding:
- a CDS encoding acyl carrier protein — its product is MSKNETFEKIKKIIVERFGIDEEKVTNEMTFKDDLGADSLDIVELVMELEDVFGTEISDDDAENISSVGDAVDYIEANLN
- a CDS encoding thiamine diphosphokinase; this encodes MVEIAILVGGPEMTLPDLNKLNRDGLLWIGVDRGAVRLLELGIKPYIALGDFDSVSKDEFEWIKKEVKDVRRFKAEKDSTDTEIAVEAAFTEFVPEKVTIYGATGGRLDHLLNNLWLVFQPKVRPHLAKLQISDRQNSISYYQPGIYELKKEEDKKYLAFICLTAVEKLTLFDAKYQLKEADFAYPTSLASNEFVSDTTLFSFQTGLIAVIQSKD
- the rpmB gene encoding 50S ribosomal protein L28, coding for MAKVCVVTGRKAKSGNNRSHALNKTKRTWGANLQKVRILVDGKPKKVWVSARALKSGKVERV
- the rnc gene encoding ribonuclease III; the encoded protein is MNESFLKEIKRKYDITFQNTAYLEEAFTHSSYVNEHRNQHLKDNERIEFLGDAVLELIISRYLFEHYPKLPEGKLTKLRAAIVCEASLSLFAKECGFDRYIRLGKGEERMDGRKRPALLCDLFESFIGALYLDQGIDSVLAFLKQTIFPKIQSGAFSHVMDHKTNLQEYLQKKGEITIDYRLVEEVGPAHQKMFVVEVSAEGQVLGQGQGKTKKAAEQVAAENALLILEDK
- a CDS encoding DAK2 domain-containing protein: MNVTKLEGKQFRKMVSVGAKRLDTNAEYVNSLNVFPVPDGDTGTNMNLSLASGVKSIDNTTSDHIDQLAAALSKGLLMGARGNSGVILSQLFRGFGKAIEGKETLTAKEFAAAFTNGVQTAYKAVMKPVEGTILTVARESAKAGEKQAKTTENIVEVMEAIVREAKKSLDRTPDLLPVLKEVGVVDSGGQGLLFIYEGFLEVLSGKISEVEVYQPSPQEMTEMVNAEHHRSVSNHIATEDIKYGYCTEIMVKIGEGETVKQEFDYDTFRNHLNEIGDSLLVVSDDEIVKVHVHTEQPGEVMNYGQEFGSLVKIKVDNMRLQHETILENEEAHADHTASAEKKPYGVIAVAAGEGVQSLFKSLGVNYVISGGQTMNPSTEDILKAIEAIHAEKVIILPNNKNIFMAADQAAEVSELPVVVVPSRTVSQGMSAMLAFNELNDLETNKKEMSAELENVISGQITTAVRDTEIEGISIKKDDYMGIIDGKIKVSTTNRKEAVLDTLKKMISEDSEIVTILLGEGADMTEAEAIAAEISQDYPDVEVEIHEGQQPVYPYLLSVE
- the plsX gene encoding phosphate acyltransferase PlsX; the encoded protein is MRIAVDAMGGDNAPKAIVEGVVLAAKEFKEMEFILYGNETAIKQYLTGEPNIKIVHTDEKINSEDDPVRSVRRKKNASMVLAAQAVKNKEADALFSAGNTGALLTAGLLIIGRIKGIDRPGLLVTMPVITEAEKTFNLMDVGANADTKPENIHQYAILGSEYAKFVQGISNPTVGLLNNGTEENKGNDITKRAHQLLKAEPSINFIGNVEARELLSGVADVVVTDGYTGNAVLKTIEGTALSMMQLLKKAVYDNGPKAKVGGLLLKDSLSGMKDVLDYSKHGGSVLFGVKAPVVKTHGSTGKEAVYYTIKQIHEMLASKVIDDLVNQFEAKQADLDNLEG
- the recG gene encoding ATP-dependent DNA helicase RecG, giving the protein MGKSIYDPVSVLPSVGEKRLEALHQLGIFTILDLLSHYPFRYEDIQEKNLLEIEDQEKVTLKGNVVSEAVVSRFGPKKNRLSFRLVIDHAVISITFFNQPYLKSKIIAGEELAVFGKWDAKRKSLTGIKILGTASANQDGGDFESIYRTNKGIKQKTLFDLVTKAYQEYHELIPETLPDFLRKKYRLVSHQAAIYGMHFPATEEQTRQARREVIFEEFLLYQLKLQSLRKKQTASGHGTQIKYDVADLRRFIKTLPFELTTAQKRVVNEICNDLKEARHMHRLLQGDVGSGKTIVAAIALFAAANAGYQSALMIPTEILAEQHMESLSQLFDPLEVRIALLTGSTKAKERRILLEELATGQLDVIIGTHALIQEDVHFANLGLVITDEQHRFGVNQRKTLRSKGKEPDVLFMTATPIPRTLAITTYGEMDVSVIDELPAGRIPIETIWTRPKNFEGTLEFIERQLQAGSQAYVICPLIEESESLDVKNATDIYNNLSSYYATRYRVGLLHGKMKPAEKEAIMQEFKENKLQVLVSTTVIEVGVNVPNATTMVIYDADRFGLSQLHQLRGRVGRGHKESYCILVANPKSETGIERMKIMTETNDGFILSEKDLELRGSGDLFGSKQSGLPDFKVGDIIGDFGALEAAREEATALVNQPDFLTNPAYHELRQAIGLENLTGVNFN
- a CDS encoding Asp23/Gls24 family envelope stress response protein, which encodes MAVKIKTQFGVIDISNEVIATVVGGAATEIFGIVGMASKNQIRDNLNDILKKENYSRGVVVRQEDNNVMVDVYIVVSYGTKISEVSRNVQERVKYDLETMLGISADAVNVYVQGVRVLKD